The Nitrospiria bacterium genomic interval CCTAAGCCGGTGCCGGTCCTTTGAAGGGATTCGTTTAAAGAACCCCCTTCGGTATTCGGATATCATTCTCGATGGAACGGTATCCCAGTTTCATGATATGCCATGACCGGTGAAATGAGATCCAATCTTTAGTTGACCAACTTTCATAATTCCCAAGGAGTAAGTAGGGGATTAAACAAGGCAATCATGAATCACGCATTAAAGGGAGTGCTTTTATCAGGCTTGGTATTTCCAGGCGTTGGGCAGGCTGTTCTAAAACAGTATAGGCGGGGTATCATTTTGATGGTAACCGTTTTTGTCGGAATGGCAATCATTGTCGTAATAGCAATTCAACAGGCATTAACCATGGTCGAAAAGATTATATCCGAAGGTGGAATCATTGATATGAACACCCTATCAAAGGCAGCCACCCAGGCAACGCTCTCTTCGGGGAGCCAGATCATCAATTCCCTCTTGTTATTTATAATTATTTGTTGGATATTTGGGGTTATTGATGCTTACAGAATTGGAAAGAAAAAAGATTTAGATGCCCAATCATATGGGGATAAGGCTTAAGATGTAATTCGCCGCAGGCGGAGTACGCGGTAAGTCAGGGGTAGAGAGCATAGAAAGAGGCGAAACGATGAAGCAGCGGTGGCGCGGTTTGATCTTATCCGTGATTGGTATTTGTATGGTTGTGATCGCTTCTGTCTCATGGCATTCGGTGGAAGAGATTCATTACTTAAAGTCGTTTTATCCAAAGCAATTTACGGTTGAAGAGGCCTTCTACGCGAGCGGGGTTGAGCTCATTAAAGTCATACTGGTGGGTCTGCCGTTGTTCTTGGTAATAGGCATAGGGCTTTATTGCTTATGGTGCTTCAAAAGGGAAGTGCAATCATAATCGATTTAATTTCTATTGGGTGGGATCGCTGAAAAAAAGAAAAGGTGTTTGAGTTTAACTTTCAATTTTTGCGATTCCTATTTTGAAATCCACATATTAAAGGGAGGTTGTTATGCCGGATAGCGTTTACAAGGTGATCGAGCTGGTCGGAACGAGTAATGAATCGTGGGAAGCGGCAGCTAAAACGGCCGTTGAGAGGGCGGCGAAACACCTTAGAGATTTAAGGGTTGCCGAGGTCGTAGAACTCGATATGCAGATGAAGGACGGCAAGGTCGACACCTACCGGGCAAAAGTAAAGGTCTCCTTCAAGTACGAAAGTGGTAGCTGAAAAATAGGTTCAGGTCAGGAGGGGCTGAATCGATGGGTTGAGGCGTCTTAATTCAGGGTACTCCCGAAAGAAGTTAGAGGCGATTGGTTGGAAGAATGAGGTAAAACGTGAATTTGACCCGTTAATATAGGTGCTGGTTCTGGAGTCATTGATAGTCTTGTGGAGGGCTCCAAACCTGGAAATTTTGAGTTTGGGGGCCGGGTCGCTTTAGGTTTCCACTTGAAGGGCCGTAGTATCGATGAGTCTGGACGATTTGGGTAGGTTTGCATCAGAAGTGAGATTGGGTTTCTCCTGGTCTTGCCGGAAACCCTCAGACGCTTCCTCCGGCGCAAATCTTACCCTTTTGATCTCGATGCCGGTGCTTTTTCGATACACCAGTTCATCGGTATCAAGGTCATATTCCGGTATTCTGGTATTTTCCCATCTCTGAACAAAATATTGGTAACACAGGGTATACAAGCCATGGCCTTTTAGGGTGTGCTGGATAACATATTCAGGCATGCTCTGGATATCCAGATCAGTATGGTAATGCTGCAGCCAGAGGTAGTCGCCCAGAATAACCAATTTTATGAGCGGGGGGTCCGAATAAAGCTTAAGCCTGACGACTTTCCCGATCGCCTTAAGCCTCTTGAGCAATGCGATACTTTGCCTGACCTCTGCTCGATAGTTTTCGAGGGTGAGATCGGGATCCCCGATAGCTTGTATGCGTTTTATTCCTTCCTGGCTGTAGGGATTCACCAGGAGAATTTTGGCCCCCAGGCATTTTTCCAGCACGGTCGATAAATTTCCCACCTGGTCAACAAAGGTTCCGTGGCCACTTGATCCTATTACCAACAGAGTTCTACCGGTACCGTGCTTTTCTTTTAATTTTCTAATTCGACTCTGTGCACCAGGTCCACGCTTCGGAAAAAAAGATACCAATCCC includes:
- a CDS encoding dodecin family protein, with amino-acid sequence MPDSVYKVIELVGTSNESWEAAAKTAVERAAKHLRDLRVAEVVELDMQMKDGKVDTYRAKVKVSFKYESGS